One part of the Bacteroidia bacterium genome encodes these proteins:
- a CDS encoding CotH kinase family protein — MLLSRIPRIKSACFFLLFTLLFSLTFAQENSFPVSIQSSISDPLDDVEENQAGEIYSTSSDLELVNDGGEQTVGLRFNNINLPQGVQIDRAYIQFSVDESSSSFCQVELRTEQIDNAAAFEEINQNVTNRDFSGAAVVWQISPWNSEFEQGAAQRSPDLKDIIQEIVDRSGWQGGNSIVVGITGSGTRTAISYNRDPDFAPVLHIEAQIPLPNTPINDLYINELMASSTRVLDDQGEPEDWVEIYNAGSESQNLAGLYLSDDPADLQKWRILAPIEIPSGGFGILWLDGETEQGNDHGPFKLDKEGEDLILVQVLDDQEIVLDQIAFPELEQNVSYGRETDGGASWIKFSEYSPKESNNGKGQYLAAKVSFSLDGGFYANSVDVSMTSSDPDTDIYYTLDGSEPGTGDILYTGTINIAETRLLRARAFKTGFAGGETKAETYFINENHSLAVLDIQTEPENLFDNEIGIYVRGTNGIDGFCNFEPRNWNRSWERPIRLSMYESNGTQAFSVNAGIKIGGGCSRGSKMKPLNFYFRKNLYGDGKVEYPVFPQLDVEEYNRLKVRNSGNDFEQMGFRDGAIQSMLYKTIDLDIMAYRPVIAYINGTYWGLYGLRELYNEDYIASHHDVDPDNLDIISNPYAGGEIHEGDRVAFEQIQNYIDNNDLSIPANYEFVKSQVDINEFLNYHIVQIYLANYDWPANNLRVWRERKAGAKWRWMLFDLDATSGFAAWSQSTVTHNTLDFATTTNGDWWPNGPHSTLWLRKLLENEEFRNEFVQRTSTYAELVFNTDRVNHITDSIQAMISPEIDRHQARWTNNYWEWGWGQPAGGSRQSWQGYIQTFKEFFRRRLSVMLSHTRFKFGLSGARSLRFNHTNNKGGKVFLHDNETEIPPQFSSQYFVDIPLKVKAVANPGYVFLKWEETGDSNPEIEFMSDGYETLTPVFVPLQPSITEIHYNPEEGQQYEFLEIHNPGDNELDLGGYRFEEGIEFTFPENTRLGSEEFLILAKDKGLYASIDCQVLQWDAGELANEGEILSLAMPSGEIIDRVIYSSGTPWPVEANGGGSSLSLIKAYLDNSVVENWEAYFAQGGSPCGQSSPVLNGGLADNFSVKLYPNPAKDELNIEYSSISVDPLKVEVFNLMGQKVAVYELAPSPFQRKEVISLSDISPGTYVFSFGDESMGLEQKMVIVQE, encoded by the coding sequence ATGTTATTGTCTCGGATTCCGCGTATAAAAAGCGCATGCTTTTTCCTCCTTTTTACCCTATTATTTAGTCTGACTTTTGCTCAGGAAAATTCCTTTCCGGTGAGTATTCAAAGCAGTATTTCAGACCCTCTGGATGATGTTGAAGAAAATCAGGCAGGAGAGATTTATTCTACAAGCTCAGACCTGGAACTGGTCAACGATGGTGGAGAACAAACAGTGGGTCTTCGTTTCAATAACATCAATCTACCTCAAGGAGTTCAAATTGATCGGGCGTATATCCAGTTCTCTGTGGATGAAAGCAGCTCCTCTTTTTGTCAGGTAGAGTTACGGACAGAACAAATAGATAATGCAGCAGCTTTTGAGGAAATCAATCAGAATGTGACGAATCGGGATTTTAGTGGTGCTGCGGTTGTCTGGCAAATTTCTCCCTGGAATTCTGAATTTGAGCAAGGAGCTGCCCAGCGAAGCCCGGACCTAAAGGATATCATTCAGGAAATCGTCGATCGGTCCGGATGGCAGGGAGGAAATTCAATTGTAGTGGGAATTACAGGGAGTGGAACTCGAACTGCAATATCCTACAATCGAGATCCGGATTTTGCACCTGTACTGCACATTGAAGCGCAAATCCCCTTACCCAATACTCCCATCAATGATTTATATATCAATGAGCTGATGGCATCAAGTACCCGTGTACTGGATGATCAGGGAGAACCGGAAGATTGGGTAGAGATCTACAATGCCGGAAGTGAATCCCAAAACCTGGCAGGTTTATATTTGAGCGATGATCCTGCTGATTTGCAGAAATGGCGAATCCTGGCGCCAATAGAAATTCCTTCCGGAGGCTTTGGAATTTTGTGGCTGGATGGGGAAACAGAACAAGGAAATGATCATGGACCTTTTAAGCTGGATAAAGAAGGAGAAGACTTGATTCTTGTGCAGGTTTTGGATGATCAGGAAATTGTCCTGGATCAAATTGCTTTCCCTGAGCTTGAGCAAAATGTTTCTTACGGAAGAGAAACGGATGGAGGAGCAAGTTGGATAAAGTTCTCCGAATATAGTCCTAAAGAAAGCAATAATGGAAAGGGCCAATACCTGGCCGCAAAAGTCAGTTTTTCTCTGGATGGGGGGTTTTATGCCAATAGTGTAGATGTAAGCATGACTAGCAGTGATCCGGATACAGATATCTATTACACCCTGGATGGAAGCGAACCGGGAACTGGTGATATTCTTTATACGGGTACGATCAATATAGCCGAAACTCGTTTGCTACGCGCACGAGCATTTAAAACCGGATTTGCAGGTGGTGAAACAAAAGCTGAAACCTATTTTATCAATGAGAATCATAGTCTTGCAGTACTCGATATACAAACCGAACCTGAAAATCTCTTTGATAATGAAATAGGCATTTATGTGAGGGGCACAAATGGGATAGATGGCTTTTGTAATTTCGAACCCAGAAACTGGAACCGGTCCTGGGAGCGACCGATAAGGCTGAGTATGTATGAGTCAAATGGTACCCAGGCCTTTTCAGTAAATGCAGGAATTAAGATCGGAGGAGGTTGCTCCAGAGGGAGTAAAATGAAACCCTTGAATTTTTATTTCCGAAAAAATCTATATGGAGATGGGAAGGTAGAATATCCGGTTTTCCCTCAATTGGATGTTGAAGAATACAATCGCTTAAAAGTAAGGAATAGTGGGAATGATTTTGAGCAAATGGGATTCAGAGATGGGGCCATACAGAGTATGCTGTATAAAACCATCGATCTGGATATCATGGCATACAGGCCCGTGATTGCTTATATAAATGGAACGTATTGGGGTTTGTATGGCTTGAGAGAATTATACAATGAAGATTATATAGCTTCCCACCATGATGTTGACCCCGATAATCTAGATATCATTTCAAATCCCTATGCGGGAGGTGAGATACATGAAGGAGATCGAGTAGCCTTCGAGCAAATCCAAAATTACATTGATAATAATGACTTGAGCATTCCTGCAAACTATGAATTTGTAAAATCTCAGGTAGATATCAATGAATTTCTGAATTACCATATTGTTCAGATTTATCTGGCAAATTATGACTGGCCAGCGAATAACCTCAGGGTTTGGAGAGAAAGAAAAGCGGGAGCAAAATGGAGGTGGATGCTGTTCGATCTGGATGCCACAAGTGGATTTGCAGCCTGGAGCCAATCGACCGTTACCCACAATACCCTGGACTTTGCCACAACTACCAATGGAGATTGGTGGCCCAATGGCCCTCATAGTACCCTTTGGTTGAGAAAGTTGTTGGAGAATGAAGAATTCAGGAATGAGTTCGTTCAAAGAACCTCCACTTATGCTGAATTGGTTTTTAACACGGATAGGGTAAATCACATAACAGACAGTATTCAGGCAATGATTTCGCCTGAAATAGATCGTCATCAAGCCCGCTGGACCAATAACTACTGGGAATGGGGCTGGGGACAACCTGCAGGAGGAAGTAGACAAAGCTGGCAAGGATATATCCAGACTTTTAAAGAATTCTTCAGAAGAAGGCTATCTGTTATGCTCAGCCATACTCGATTTAAGTTTGGACTTAGCGGAGCGAGGAGCCTGCGCTTCAATCATACAAATAATAAAGGAGGCAAGGTCTTCCTCCACGATAATGAAACCGAAATTCCTCCACAATTTTCTTCTCAGTACTTTGTAGATATTCCCTTAAAAGTTAAGGCTGTGGCGAATCCCGGCTATGTCTTTTTGAAATGGGAGGAAACGGGCGACAGCAATCCCGAGATAGAATTCATGTCCGATGGCTATGAGACCCTGACTCCTGTTTTTGTCCCGCTGCAACCCAGTATTACGGAGATTCATTACAATCCAGAAGAAGGACAACAATATGAGTTTCTGGAGATTCACAATCCCGGTGATAATGAACTGGACCTGGGAGGCTATCGTTTTGAAGAAGGAATCGAATTCACCTTTCCTGAAAATACCCGCTTGGGTTCAGAGGAATTTTTGATTTTGGCTAAAGACAAAGGCTTATATGCTTCTATAGATTGCCAGGTCTTGCAATGGGATGCTGGCGAACTTGCCAATGAAGGAGAGATTCTGAGCCTAGCTATGCCTTCCGGGGAGATAATCGATCGAGTGATTTATTCTTCTGGTACTCCCTGGCCGGTTGAGGCAAATGGGGGAGGTTCGTCCTTGTCTTTAATAAAAGCCTACCTGGACAATTCTGTGGTAGAAAACTGGGAAGCTTATTTTGCACAAGGAGGAAGTCCCTGTGGGCAAAGTTCACCTGTTCTCAATGGGGGACTAGCTGATAATTTTAGTGTAAAGCTTTATCCCAATCCTGCCAAAGATGAACTGAATATAGAGTATTCAAGCATAAGTGTGGACCCTTTGAAAGTAGAAGTATTCAACCTGATGGGCCAAAAGGTAGCTGTTTACGAATTGGCACCCAGTCCATTTCAGAGGAAAGAAGTTATCTCTCTCTCCGACATAAGTCCGGGTACTTATGTCTTTTCTTTTGGGGATGAAAGCATGGGGCTGGAACAGAAAATGGTCATTGTTCAGGAGTAG
- a CDS encoding AAA family ATPase, translating to MTFLILFGPPAVGKMSVGKALAEKTGLKLFHNHMSIELVLNFFDFDEGGFENLNKGIREMILREIAESDLKGVVFTFVWALDDPSDKAYLDDFIEIYEQKGADVIYVELEADLDTRLIRNRHPLRLAEKASKRDVERSEMVLLKHEEQYRFNSHEGEFEGKKYLKINNNDLNPEEAAKQIAQHFQL from the coding sequence ATGACTTTTTTAATTCTATTTGGACCACCTGCTGTAGGAAAGATGTCTGTGGGAAAGGCTTTAGCGGAAAAAACTGGGCTTAAACTCTTTCATAACCACATGTCCATTGAATTGGTGCTAAACTTCTTTGACTTTGATGAAGGAGGTTTTGAGAATTTGAATAAAGGCATACGTGAAATGATTCTAAGGGAAATTGCGGAAAGTGATCTAAAAGGGGTAGTCTTCACCTTTGTATGGGCCCTGGACGATCCTTCAGATAAAGCCTACCTGGATGATTTTATTGAAATTTATGAACAAAAGGGAGCTGATGTGATTTATGTAGAGCTGGAGGCAGACCTTGATACGCGGCTTATTAGAAATCGGCATCCACTAAGGCTGGCTGAAAAAGCCTCCAAGAGAGATGTAGAAAGAAGCGAAATGGTATTGCTTAAACATGAAGAGCAGTATCGTTTCAATAGCCATGAAGGAGAGTTTGAAGGCAAAAAATATCTCAAAATCAACAATAATGACTTAAATCCCGAAGAAGCTGCAAAACAGATAGCGCAGCATTTCCAATTATAA
- a CDS encoding peroxidase-related enzyme (This protein belongs to a clade of uncharacterized proteins related to peroxidases such as the alkylhydroperoxidase AhpD.), with translation MSWIEEIPYEEAKGALKKLYDRVKGPNNNIDNVLSVHSLRPHSMLGHMTLYKNVLHNSNNSLPKWYLEALGVYTSYLNRCDYCVAHHYIGMKRLIDDDQRSLEIMQAVKKDQMDIAFSAKDLAGIQYARMLTLAHYDIKEDHIKALRQAGFSDGEILEINQVVSYFNYVNRMVVGLGVNTEGDIIGLSPNNSDDPNSWGHS, from the coding sequence ATGAGCTGGATAGAAGAAATACCTTACGAAGAAGCTAAGGGAGCCTTAAAAAAATTGTATGATCGGGTTAAAGGACCCAACAATAATATTGACAATGTATTGAGTGTACATAGCCTGCGTCCTCATAGTATGCTGGGACATATGACCTTGTACAAAAACGTCCTGCACAATAGCAATAATAGCCTTCCCAAATGGTATCTCGAAGCCCTGGGGGTCTATACGAGTTATTTGAATAGGTGCGATTATTGTGTCGCTCATCATTATATAGGCATGAAGCGCTTGATTGATGATGATCAACGGTCTTTGGAGATTATGCAAGCCGTCAAGAAAGATCAGATGGATATAGCCTTTTCGGCTAAAGATCTGGCTGGCATCCAATATGCCCGGATGTTGACACTTGCTCATTATGATATCAAAGAGGACCATATAAAGGCATTGAGGCAAGCGGGATTTTCTGATGGAGAAATTCTGGAAATAAACCAGGTTGTCAGCTACTTCAATTATGTCAATCGGATGGTAGTCGGTCTTGGGGTAAATACAGAAGGTGATATCATCGGTCTTTCCCCAAACAACAGCGACGATCCCAATAGTTGGGGACATAGCTAA
- a CDS encoding NAD(P)-dependent oxidoreductase, which yields MDVFFYEAFEEEQAALKHYLPDHIKAGFTWKTIQEYGADTPPAPIISIRTQSSIPAEWADSLDAILSRSTGFDHLKAYMRLTGKELACGHLPLYCHRAVAEQALLMWLALQRKFVQQVEQFKTFHRDGITGQETEGKTLLVVGVGNIGGQVVNIGHGMGMKVLCVDLEVKYPNETYVKVEEGISQADIIVCAMDLRQENEGYFTYDLLKKAKKGTLFINISRGELSPSPVLLKLIEEGHLGGVALDAYYEEKALGVALREGTSSDNPGVQATLELTKHGNVICTPHNAFNTEEGVERKSEQSVQQIEHFLKTKEFLWPVKL from the coding sequence ATGGACGTATTTTTCTACGAAGCATTTGAAGAAGAACAAGCTGCTCTAAAACACTACCTCCCCGATCATATCAAAGCCGGATTTACCTGGAAGACTATTCAGGAATATGGCGCTGATACTCCTCCCGCACCCATCATTAGTATTCGTACCCAATCCAGTATTCCTGCTGAATGGGCGGATAGTCTTGATGCGATTCTTTCTCGAAGTACTGGTTTTGACCATTTGAAAGCCTATATGAGATTGACTGGGAAAGAATTGGCATGTGGTCATCTTCCCCTTTATTGTCATAGAGCAGTGGCTGAGCAGGCTTTGCTGATGTGGTTGGCGCTGCAAAGGAAGTTTGTCCAACAAGTAGAGCAATTCAAAACTTTCCATAGAGATGGCATTACAGGTCAGGAGACAGAAGGAAAGACACTTTTGGTTGTTGGAGTAGGGAATATCGGAGGGCAAGTCGTGAATATAGGTCATGGTATGGGCATGAAGGTTCTTTGTGTGGATCTTGAAGTAAAATATCCCAATGAGACTTATGTAAAAGTTGAGGAAGGAATCAGCCAGGCAGATATCATTGTTTGTGCGATGGACCTACGCCAGGAAAATGAAGGCTACTTTACCTATGATCTCCTGAAAAAGGCGAAAAAAGGCACTCTTTTCATCAACATTTCAAGAGGAGAACTTTCTCCAAGTCCTGTTTTGTTGAAATTGATTGAAGAAGGACACCTAGGTGGTGTTGCACTGGATGCTTACTATGAAGAGAAAGCTCTGGGGGTTGCACTTCGAGAAGGAACTTCCAGCGATAATCCTGGTGTGCAGGCTACCCTCGAACTGACCAAGCATGGCAACGTAATCTGCACCCCTCACAATGCCTTTAATACGGAAGAAGGAGTTGAGAGAAAATCCGAGCAGAGTGTTCAACAGATCGAACATTTCCTGAAAACCAAAGAGTTTCTCTGGCCCGTGAAGTTATAG
- a CDS encoding L-threonylcarbamoyladenylate synthase — MAEIGRDIDRAAVLLASGKVVAIPTETVYGLAGNAYDVHGISRIFEVKDRPSFNPLIVHTNSLDKIRNFVKEIPQVAIDLADALWPGPLTLLLQRNEIIPDLVTAGSPLVAVRIPNHPMSLELLSAIEFPLAAPSANPFGYISPTNARHVQEQLGDKIPYILDGGPSAIGIESTIIGFNELGQAEVYRFGGTPMEDIESIVGPLNMKLVASRKPQAPGMLKSHYAPNTQLLLCDIATTIPRINANKTGVLSFSKMYDGVPAQNQRTLSITGDLHEAAHELFATMRELDNMGLQIILAEEVPDTGLGKAINDRLRRAAETRIL, encoded by the coding sequence ATGGCGGAAATTGGAAGAGACATAGATAGAGCTGCGGTACTTTTGGCTTCGGGAAAAGTTGTGGCAATCCCGACAGAGACCGTATATGGACTCGCAGGTAATGCGTATGACGTACATGGGATCAGCCGAATTTTCGAAGTGAAAGATCGGCCCAGTTTTAATCCCCTTATCGTACATACCAATAGTCTGGATAAAATCAGGAATTTTGTAAAGGAAATTCCACAGGTTGCCATTGATTTGGCCGATGCTTTATGGCCAGGGCCCCTTACCTTGCTACTTCAAAGAAATGAGATCATTCCTGATCTTGTAACAGCCGGCAGCCCTCTGGTAGCTGTCCGCATCCCTAATCATCCGATGAGCCTGGAATTGCTTTCTGCTATAGAATTTCCCCTGGCAGCTCCCAGTGCAAATCCATTTGGCTATATAAGCCCCACCAATGCTAGACATGTACAAGAGCAATTGGGGGATAAAATACCCTATATCCTTGATGGAGGCCCCAGCGCAATCGGCATAGAATCTACCATCATTGGCTTTAATGAGTTAGGCCAAGCCGAGGTGTACAGATTTGGAGGAACTCCTATGGAAGATATAGAATCTATCGTCGGACCCTTGAATATGAAACTGGTAGCTAGCAGAAAGCCTCAAGCACCCGGTATGCTCAAAAGTCACTATGCGCCTAACACTCAATTGTTGCTTTGTGATATAGCCACTACCATCCCTCGAATAAACGCAAACAAAACCGGAGTCCTTTCTTTCAGCAAAATGTATGATGGAGTTCCGGCACAAAACCAAAGAACCCTTTCCATAACCGGAGATCTTCATGAAGCGGCCCATGAACTTTTTGCTACTATGCGTGAGCTAGACAATATGGGGCTTCAAATAATCCTGGCAGAAGAAGTGCCAGATACCGGTCTGGGAAAAGCGATCAATGATCGTCTGCGGAGAGCCGCTGAGACCAGAATCCTTTGA
- the rpiA gene encoding ribose-5-phosphate isomerase RpiA has translation MNPKQLAGEKSTEFIQSGMKIGLGTGSTAYFMVKKVGEMVRGGLEILATATSKATEDLARSEGIPLVGLKELDKLDLTIDGADEFTDDLQLIKGGGGALYREKVVASISKELIIITDPRKYVEKLGAFTLPVEVVPFGSEITQRRIEALGGKVNIRKIEGQLFKTDNGNLIFDCDFGLIDDPKVLDKQLKLLLGVVETGLFIDMATKVIMAQPDGTLKTWEKS, from the coding sequence ATGAATCCAAAGCAGCTGGCAGGAGAAAAATCAACTGAATTTATCCAATCCGGGATGAAAATAGGTCTGGGAACCGGATCTACCGCTTATTTTATGGTAAAAAAAGTGGGAGAGATGGTAAGAGGAGGGCTTGAGATCCTTGCTACAGCTACTTCAAAAGCGACAGAAGATCTGGCCAGGTCAGAAGGAATTCCTTTGGTCGGCCTTAAAGAACTGGACAAGCTGGATTTGACCATAGATGGAGCAGATGAATTTACGGATGACCTCCAATTGATCAAAGGAGGTGGAGGAGCCCTTTACAGAGAAAAAGTTGTGGCATCAATCTCCAAAGAGTTGATCATCATCACAGATCCCAGGAAATATGTAGAGAAATTGGGGGCTTTCACTTTGCCTGTGGAAGTAGTACCCTTTGGATCAGAAATAACCCAAAGGAGAATTGAAGCTTTGGGAGGGAAGGTGAACATCCGCAAAATCGAGGGTCAATTATTCAAAACAGATAATGGCAATTTGATATTCGATTGTGATTTTGGTCTGATAGATGACCCTAAAGTTTTGGACAAGCAACTAAAATTACTCTTAGGCGTAGTAGAAACAGGTCTATTTATAGACATGGCAACAAAAGTCATCATGGCACAGCCAGATGGCACCTTAAAAACGTGGGAAAAATCGTGA
- a CDS encoding deoxyribodipyrimidine photo-lyase has product MSTKLSIHWFRRDLRLDDNRALFHALTSGHPVLPIFIFDPEILDELPKNDGRVEFIHECLQDLQASLLKMGSSLVVMHGSIEEVWKELLEKYPVAEVYTNRDYEPYAIKRDKEISEFLAERGIAFKDFRDHVIFEKDEVLSKSDKPYTVFTPYSRMWRSQLTKDRLNDVGTEVHFGNFWKSHKIELPTLADIGFESSGLSFPPKIPDKEIIKVYDQKRNFPAEEGTTRIGVHLRFGTMSIRKLARVAKALNDTYLNELIWREFYSQILWNFPHVVYQPFRPTYAAIPWRKEEEDFKKWCEGKTGYPMVDAGMRELNATGHMHNRVRMVVASFLTKHLLLNWQWGEAYFAEKLLDFELASNSGGWQWAAGCGTDAAPYFRIFNPESQMKKFDPKLKYVRKWVPEYGTPLYPQPMVEHKFARERCLDAYKMALGRAESKA; this is encoded by the coding sequence ATGTCGACAAAGCTGAGCATACATTGGTTTAGAAGGGATCTGAGATTAGATGATAATCGCGCGCTCTTTCATGCACTTACTTCTGGTCATCCGGTTTTACCCATTTTCATTTTCGATCCTGAAATTCTGGATGAATTGCCCAAAAACGATGGCCGCGTAGAATTTATCCATGAGTGTTTGCAAGATCTCCAGGCTTCCTTGCTTAAGATGGGCAGCAGTTTAGTGGTAATGCATGGAAGCATTGAGGAAGTTTGGAAGGAATTGCTGGAAAAATATCCTGTAGCCGAAGTTTATACCAACAGAGATTACGAACCCTATGCCATCAAAAGAGACAAAGAGATTTCCGAATTCCTGGCGGAACGAGGCATAGCTTTTAAAGACTTCAGGGATCACGTAATCTTTGAAAAAGATGAAGTACTCAGCAAGTCAGATAAACCTTATACTGTTTTTACTCCCTACTCCCGGATGTGGAGGTCTCAATTGACCAAAGATAGACTCAATGATGTAGGCACAGAAGTTCATTTCGGAAACTTCTGGAAAAGCCATAAAATTGAATTACCTACTTTGGCGGATATTGGATTTGAAAGCAGTGGGCTTAGCTTTCCCCCAAAAATTCCGGATAAAGAAATCATAAAAGTATATGATCAGAAAAGAAACTTCCCGGCAGAAGAAGGAACGACTAGAATAGGGGTTCACCTTCGTTTTGGGACCATGAGTATCCGTAAGCTGGCAAGAGTTGCAAAAGCGCTAAATGACACCTATCTCAATGAACTCATCTGGCGAGAATTTTACAGTCAAATCCTCTGGAATTTCCCGCATGTTGTGTACCAACCTTTTCGTCCTACCTATGCAGCTATTCCCTGGAGAAAGGAGGAAGAAGATTTTAAAAAGTGGTGTGAAGGGAAAACAGGATATCCGATGGTAGATGCCGGTATGCGCGAACTTAATGCGACAGGACATATGCATAATCGAGTGCGGATGGTAGTAGCCAGTTTCCTGACCAAGCATTTACTTCTGAACTGGCAATGGGGAGAAGCTTATTTTGCTGAGAAACTCCTTGATTTCGAATTGGCTTCAAATAGTGGAGGTTGGCAATGGGCAGCCGGCTGTGGAACCGATGCAGCTCCCTACTTTCGGATTTTCAATCCCGAATCCCAGATGAAAAAATTTGATCCCAAACTAAAGTATGTCCGAAAATGGGTTCCTGAGTATGGAACACCTCTTTATCCTCAACCTATGGTGGAACATAAATTCGCTCGTGAACGTTGCCTGGATGCCTACAAAATGGCCCTTGGACGAGCAGAGTCAAAAGCCTAA
- a CDS encoding UbiX family flavin prenyltransferase yields the protein MKKKVVLAITGASGSIYAKRMLDHLEKESNLELGIVLSKNAPDVWKHELGEDFDSNFPVFERSNYMAPFASGSAKYMHMAIVPCSMGTLGRIASGFSDDLITRAADVVLKERRQLICMVRDTPLNLIHINNMKTVTEAGGIILPAIPSFYSRPKSPEEIVDTVVHRILDLMGIDPKTYRWGEE from the coding sequence ATGAAGAAAAAGGTCGTACTGGCAATCACAGGAGCAAGTGGAAGTATTTATGCTAAACGGATGTTGGATCATCTGGAAAAAGAGTCCAATCTCGAATTAGGTATTGTTCTTTCTAAAAATGCCCCGGATGTGTGGAAACATGAATTGGGAGAAGATTTCGATAGCAATTTCCCTGTCTTCGAAAGGAGTAATTATATGGCACCTTTTGCTTCGGGTTCCGCTAAATATATGCACATGGCTATCGTTCCCTGTTCTATGGGTACGCTGGGACGCATAGCTTCCGGCTTTTCAGATGATTTGATTACCCGGGCTGCTGATGTGGTTTTGAAAGAAAGAAGGCAACTGATTTGTATGGTCAGAGATACCCCCCTCAATTTAATCCATATCAATAATATGAAAACAGTCACCGAAGCAGGAGGAATCATCCTGCCAGCCATCCCATCGTTTTATTCCAGGCCTAAGAGTCCTGAAGAAATAGTCGATACAGTGGTCCACCGTATATTAGACCTCATGGGTATAGATCCTAAGACCTATCGATGGGGAGAAGAGTAA
- a CDS encoding DUF3467 domain-containing protein, whose translation MDDQQNKANKGQQINIELSQEMARGVYSNLAVISHSHSEFIFDFIQVLSGTPKAEVRSRVIMTPQNAKRLMMALKDNMEKFERAQGEITIPEKEIQLPPNFGGPTGYA comes from the coding sequence ATGGACGATCAGCAAAACAAAGCCAACAAAGGACAACAAATCAATATTGAACTTTCCCAGGAAATGGCCCGGGGAGTTTATAGCAATCTTGCCGTAATTTCTCATTCCCACTCTGAATTTATCTTTGATTTCATTCAGGTATTATCCGGAACCCCCAAGGCTGAAGTCCGTTCACGAGTAATCATGACTCCTCAGAATGCCAAGCGTTTGATGATGGCACTAAAGGATAATATGGAGAAATTTGAGCGGGCTCAGGGAGAAATTACCATTCCTGAAAAAGAGATTCAGCTTCCTCCCAATTTTGGTGGCCCCACTGGCTACGCTTAA